A DNA window from Desulfobulbaceae bacterium contains the following coding sequences:
- a CDS encoding flagellar basal body protein FliL has protein sequence MATDDAKDTGTEEKPKKKGLLFIIIGVLLVVIGGGGFFAYTKFLAPKPAVTEDVSMEEAKKKLAEQEGEMFELEPFVVNLSDPKAKRFLKLKVTLELESLEAKTKAEKLVPKMRDMVIMMLTSLSFEEVMTPEGKIRIRDELLERFNLILRPERVRNIFFTDFVIQ, from the coding sequence AGAAAAAAGGACTGTTATTTATTATCATCGGCGTCCTTCTCGTAGTCATTGGCGGTGGCGGTTTTTTTGCCTACACCAAATTCCTTGCCCCCAAACCCGCTGTCACCGAAGATGTCAGCATGGAGGAAGCAAAAAAGAAACTCGCCGAGCAAGAAGGAGAGATGTTCGAATTGGAACCCTTTGTGGTCAACCTCTCCGACCCCAAGGCCAAACGTTTTTTAAAACTCAAGGTTACCCTGGAGCTTGAATCACTCGAAGCTAAAACCAAGGCCGAAAAATTGGTGCCAAAGATGCGAGATATGGTCATCATGATGCTGACCAGCCTCTCCTTTGAGGAGGTAATGACTCCGGAGGGCAAAATCAGAATTCGAGACGAACTTCTTGAACGGTTCAACCTGATCCTGCGACCAGAACGAGTCAGAAACATCTTTTTCACTGATTTCGTAATCCAGTAA